One genomic window of Bacillota bacterium includes the following:
- a CDS encoding aminotransferase class V-fold PLP-dependent enzyme, producing the protein MRTYPLKTMGLEEAKRMQFRLVDLIQQEFNGKEILNAGDYGIVPGLGRPAYTAKVEHVLARFFESEEAILVRGAGTGGMRMLLMSLLAPGETLLVHEAPVYPTTETTIKAMSLTVVRADLNDLQKVRAVVEETQPKLALIQHTRQRFADSYDVRQVIEAIKERAPGTIVAVDENYAAFKVPRLGCQLGADISTFSLFKLLGPEGVGCVIGRKVLIDKIRAINYSGGSQVQGPEAMEALRSLVFVPVIQAVQGEVVKETVRRLNAGEVPGVAQACAANAEERIVLVQFTEPVAEKVLEYAWRYGAAPYPVGSESRYEVAPMFYRVSATFLTENPSLGQTTIRVNPMRAGADTVIRILNKVLAEATH; encoded by the coding sequence ATGAGGACTTACCCTCTGAAGACAATGGGCCTGGAGGAAGCTAAGAGGATGCAATTCCGGCTGGTTGACCTAATCCAGCAGGAGTTCAATGGTAAAGAGATTCTAAACGCCGGCGATTACGGGATCGTTCCAGGTTTGGGTCGACCAGCTTACACGGCGAAAGTAGAACATGTGCTCGCCCGCTTCTTCGAGAGCGAAGAGGCCATCCTAGTCCGCGGCGCCGGTACGGGCGGTATGAGGATGCTGCTTATGTCGTTGCTCGCCCCGGGGGAGACGCTGCTCGTGCATGAGGCGCCCGTGTACCCTACGACCGAAACCACCATCAAGGCGATGAGTTTGACAGTGGTCCGCGCCGACCTGAATGACCTGCAGAAGGTTCGGGCGGTGGTGGAGGAAACCCAGCCGAAGTTGGCGCTCATTCAACACACCAGGCAGCGTTTCGCGGACTCCTACGATGTGCGACAAGTCATAGAGGCGATAAAGGAGAGGGCGCCGGGGACAATCGTTGCCGTCGACGAGAACTACGCAGCGTTCAAGGTGCCCCGGCTCGGTTGCCAACTAGGCGCAGACATCTCGACCTTCTCGCTCTTCAAGCTCCTGGGTCCGGAAGGGGTCGGATGCGTGATCGGACGGAAGGTCCTGATAGACAAGATCAGGGCGATCAATTACTCTGGGGGGAGCCAAGTTCAGGGGCCCGAGGCGATGGAGGCACTACGTTCCTTGGTCTTTGTCCCGGTCATTCAGGCGGTTCAAGGTGAGGTGGTGAAAGAAACCGTAAGGCGCCTAAACGCTGGGGAGGTGCCGGGAGTGGCTCAGGCATGCGCGGCCAATGCCGAGGAACGGATCGTCCTGGTCCAGTTCACCGAACCCGTAGCCGAGAAGGTACTGGAGTACGCCTGGAGGTACGGCGCGGCACCATATCCGGTCGGTTCCGAGTCTCGCTACGAAGTCGCCCCTATGTTCTATCGTGTCTCGGCCACCTTCTTGACGGAGAATCCCTCCCTGGGCCAGACCACCATCAGGGTGAATCCCATGCGGGCTGGGGCGGATACGGTGATCAGAATCCTGAACAAGGTCCTGGCAGAAGCGACGCACTAA
- a CDS encoding alanine racemase codes for MFLRATLRRNPKLVEAAFRFHQAGVIPPNTYVIDLDAVSANAGVIKKASNEAGLSLYAMTKQFGRNPLVMGEIARRGIPKAVAVDTEEAKVLARHRIEIGHVGHLVQVPTIEVRRVLEMRPEVLTVFSVAKARQVSIACQELGLHQDLLLRVRSVGDFFYPAQEGGVDESELLDAAVEIQRLPGVRLVGVTSHPCLLYDYQKNRVRPTPNLPTIVRAGKTLQDKLGLAILQINAPGLSTASTFAMLAEAGATHAEPGSSFTGHTPLHAYRDEPELPAMVYVTEVSHLLEERVFVFGGGFYRRGRVKEALVGSTFDDLMKTVLPARPVVPENIDYTGELQLLPGTSVAVGDTVIYAFRAQVFVGNATVAVVAGVQKGTPALMGLFNHLGNPLDSEGYPFGKEAIPGLLGKWESERCGGNGQARSASDY; via the coding sequence GTGTTCTTAAGGGCAACTCTGCGGCGTAACCCGAAGCTGGTTGAGGCTGCTTTCAGATTCCACCAGGCTGGCGTCATCCCACCTAACACATACGTGATCGACCTGGACGCTGTGAGCGCCAACGCTGGGGTCATCAAGAAGGCGTCCAACGAGGCTGGACTTTCGTTATACGCCATGACCAAGCAGTTTGGGCGGAATCCCCTGGTCATGGGAGAGATTGCTAGGCGTGGGATTCCTAAAGCGGTGGCGGTGGACACCGAGGAAGCGAAGGTCCTCGCTAGGCATCGGATAGAGATCGGTCACGTGGGACACTTGGTGCAGGTCCCGACCATCGAGGTTAGACGGGTACTGGAAATGAGGCCAGAGGTGCTTACCGTCTTCAGCGTGGCTAAGGCCCGCCAAGTGTCGATTGCCTGCCAAGAACTCGGACTTCACCAGGATCTCCTGCTGCGGGTACGCTCGGTGGGTGACTTCTTCTATCCTGCACAGGAAGGGGGTGTCGACGAGTCCGAGCTTCTCGATGCCGCTGTGGAGATTCAAAGGCTACCTGGGGTAAGGCTGGTCGGTGTTACCTCCCACCCGTGCCTGCTCTATGACTACCAGAAAAACCGGGTGAGGCCCACGCCGAATCTGCCAACGATCGTGCGGGCGGGGAAGACGTTACAGGACAAGCTGGGTTTGGCTATCCTACAGATCAACGCCCCCGGCCTGAGTACAGCGAGCACCTTTGCCATGCTGGCGGAGGCCGGAGCCACGCACGCAGAGCCCGGAAGTTCCTTCACCGGGCATACGCCTTTACACGCCTACCGCGACGAGCCCGAGCTTCCAGCCATGGTCTATGTGACCGAGGTCTCACACCTGTTGGAAGAGCGCGTCTTCGTGTTCGGCGGGGGGTTCTACCGCCGGGGAAGGGTTAAAGAGGCATTGGTGGGCTCGACCTTCGATGACCTTATGAAGACTGTTCTGCCTGCTCGTCCGGTGGTTCCGGAGAATATCGACTATACCGGGGAGTTGCAGCTCTTGCCAGGGACTTCTGTCGCAGTCGGCGATACGGTGATCTACGCTTTCCGGGCCCAGGTGTTCGTGGGCAATGCAACCGTGGCAGTGGTCGCCGGCGTGCAAAAGGGTACGCCAGCGCTCATGGGTCTCTTCAACCATCTCGGCAATCCTCTGGATAGCGAGGGATACCCCTTCGGCAAGGAAGCCATTCCCGGGTTGCTCGGGAAGTGGGAATCAGAAAGGTGTGGCGGCAATGGGCAGGCGCGCAGTGCTTCTGATTATTGA